The sequence ATTTTGTCTCAATGTAGTACCAAGATAATTATAGTCAcctgaaaaggaaacagaaaacagtcattttgttatttgcctgttatttttgattaagAGTTAAATGAAGTCTATTTAATATATAGAAGGTAATTTTATCACTTATATTAAACCTcaataaaaagttattattaaCTAATTTTACAGAAGCCACATTCATAAGGACTTATTAGTTCAATCAGTTTTCACATAAGCTTGCAAAGGAGCCAGAAGAGGGCAGCACATCATAGCTAATTAGATAGCAgatgaaaatgaatttaagagTTTGGTTGTTTCCACGCATCTCTTGCAATCTGAGGTAAACGTCACAAACACAACTACAGAAAAGATACATTTACCAATGTCTTACCCAAGAAATCTTGCATCCGGAAATTTTTTGCCCGTTTCAATAAGCCTTGCTGCACCAGCTCTTCACACAGAGACGTAAGGGTTCTAGcaggtgtaaagaaaatatgtttatgttattttggtgttttttttgttttgttttttttcttgaaacttACAAATGTATGTGATCCCTTTAACATCACCTATCAGGTGTCagatctttttcctttttcttcttctttccaccTTTAGAcccttttttcttctgtgtagTCAATTAAGACAATAATCACATCAATGCAATGCATGCAAAATTAGATCAGATTTTAATGTTCGTACCTTTGGTCCTTTTTGTTTGCCAGGTTTCTCTTTATCTACAGCCAACTTCAACTCAGCAAGTTCCTCTCGCATCTCCTCATCAACCTGgtaaaagagggaaaaaatggtGAGAGAACAtttgtctatctatctatatatctgtctgtctgacttTTTGTCTGTGGAGTGTGTTGTAGCTAGGTAGATCTTTTTGAAGATAACTTCAAAAAGAATAGACATACAAAAAAGCCCTCAAAGGTTTTACAACTGAATGTGAGGAATGGGTCCTATGTCAGCAACTGGTAGATAGCTATAGCAGCTGTTAATTCAACTAAAGGGGATAACACTCACTATTAGGGATTTTTCTCGTTTAGAGAAAAAacttttgatgtatttttttttgtccatatcTTCAGGAAGGTGGGGAGAAAGCAACACCAGTAAAACATTTGTGTGAAGTTACATCCCTTTGTTtttcaaatcttaaaaattATACTGGCACAAAAGAAAATACCTTGCTCACACAAACCAGTAGAAGTATAGCACGGTTGATTGATCAGCTAGATAAGTGTACGAATTACGTTTTCTATCAACGTTTAAGAATTTTAAGCATTGATTTGAGCTGACAAAAACTCTGTGTTTTATGGTTAAATAAGATCAGCAGCGACAGGGGTACAGTAATACCTGTAATCGAACTTCCGCTTCTACgacttttctcatttcttcctTAATCAACTCCACTTCGTGAATCTGACTGAAGTTTTCAGACTCATTACGGtttttccaaacctctgtgagtagaaatattttgtaaagttttacGGTAATGCCAACAATTCTTTCACATGACTCTACTTAGAGGGAAGATAAGAACAACATAGAAGAAAACCATTATggcactttgtcttttttttactcacaataTATGTATGCTGGTGAGTGCAAGTACACTCACCAGCATACTTCTGAGTGTACTCAGaaatcatattttcatcatAAAGATTTGGGACTGTAAACAGTCTTCAAGCATCAGATTCCTTTAAAATTTTACTTGTGAAACCACCTTTATATCTTTTGTTTGCCACTTCcaattctgaaagaaaagcagatgGCATCATCTTCAACCCTTCCTCATCCTGTGAGTACAAACAAAGTTACATTAGATCATCACAAACAAGCAATATGCTGTCTAAGTGAGATTTTAAGGCTGTTGGGAAATATCCAAACTCATATAGACTTATAAATTGGTGAGATTTGCTCTATTGACaagttcaaatgttttcacttaCTTCCTCTGCACCCTTCCCCTTTCCCTTGTCTTTCTTCCCTTTGTCCTTTTTCTCATCCTTCCCTTTCGGTTTCCCTTTTGACTTGGACGTTGCTgcctcttcttcttttaaagCAATTTCTTCCACTAACTGAAAGTGGCAAACAGCATTTTGCAAAATAtccagaaaataattatttttgcctttaattCATGACGCATTTTACCTGCTGAGGggttttttcagcaaatatgaTGGCTGAACCTCCCTCTTCAACAGTTGGGTAGTCTGGAAATAGTCCTGTAGCATTACTTTAAAACATAATGAAGAATAAGAAATCAGTGTCATTCGTTGActtcaatcatttttaaaatacttctttGCATCAGCAAATACAACCCtactgcaaaaaagaaaagggattcATAGGCCCAAACCTCACCGACATTCATAAAACCACTGTCGAATCTGATTTTTCATCGTCTTGCTCATGTCATTCCACTCCATTTCTCGTATTTGCTTCAAAATTTCATCTAATGCATTTAGGTAAACTTCCTCGTGTTTCTTTTGCTTAACTCGAATGGACGCGTCAATAGATTGGGCATCAATCTCTGCTGAAAGAGGGACCTGGTATTTTGGATCCATAACCTGGCAAAAATAATTGATATGTTAAGAAAACGTACCTGTTCCAAGATTTTAGAAAGGTAATTAGGACAAAAAGAGATATAAAATTTAGAGTAGAAAAATCATGAGCTCAAGCATAAGTAATGCCTTGTGGTGGACTATCAATACATAAATGgtagctttaaaaaatatgaaataatttcaagGTTCAGAATACACAACAAAATGCAGAATACATCTGACTTACCATTCCAAGAAAAATCATCTCCTCATCTCGAGCAATCtttgttctctttctttgtAAGTACCCCTTCCATACCTGCAAATAAAGTTCAAGCAGAATAAATAAGGTCCAACAGATGAATGCCATACAGAGAAACACATAATGTTGATGAGAAACAACCTTCTGAATGCGGATGGCGGCCAGCTCATTGAAAGCCGATCCAGCGGTCTTGACCCTGTGCCGTCTGTCGAAATCGctaaatctgatttctttatttaacttCGCCCTAACCCTCCCTTGCCACGCCCTCTCCACCATTTGAATAATCTTTATGGCCTCTTCTTCAGTCATGACTCTGTCCATTGAAGTCTGCAAggaccacaaaaaaataaaaaatcaaacacaaacatgataaacaaagcaacacaaataatTCTTTGATTGTGAATGAAAGAGTGACCTGCTAAATATTAAGTCTTGCTTTTAATACAAAGTACTGTTTCATGTTAATGTCATTTTCAATGTTAAATGCTTGCATGTGTACCACAATCAAATGAGTTATTTCAAGTCTAAGACAAAGACTTCTTATTTACAAGTAGTGTCATTTTAACCTACATCAAGGTCTGTTGAACACTCCGCTGTTTTCAGGACATCCAGCAGCATCGTTTTTCGTTCTTCGATTTCTTTGCTGCGCTCGCCGATAAAGAAGTATGGAATGGGGATATCAAGTGCAGCCTAAAAAGACAATGAAGTTAAGAGTTTGAGAGTTATCCTCCACAAATGCATACAGTATCATGAAAACCTATTGTCCAGTTAAATATTtcctctgattttgttttttgtcagttaCTTAACTGCTGTGTTAGTTCCAGCTGCGATGGTATAAGAGCGGAAATACCTTTATGGAGTAGTTTTTTACTGAGGAAATCTGGCGCTATTAAAGGTCAATTTGACCTGAACGCTCTTTCCCCTCGACACCCTGTGTGGAGGGTGTGAGCACACACCCTCCACAAAGTTATACTTTTTTCTCATGAGTCCATAGAATACATTCCCCAAAACTTGTCAGGGTGGATTGCAAATTATTTGTGGCAAAAGTGAGATGttcctttgttctttttcatgAGCAATGATTTCGAAACTCTCCCAAAGTAGCCATTTTTAAGCAggatctttatttttgtaaggaCTTAACTGCATTAAGCTTCTCTCCTTAATATATGAAACCataattttaaaagtgctttttgtGTTGACTCAGACTATCTTTGggtgatattaaaatttgtttcatctCAAACTTTCAAGTGTgacataaagcaaaaacagacaaattctgTAAAGTGGCAAAAGCTTTTCCACAGCACTTGAGATTTATCAACAATAAATATACAGTgtatgaaaactaaataaacctattttcaaaaaacaaaaacttacagGTGTGAGTTTCAGTGCATGCAGGATGTCATCCACATAGTGGTACTCTGAAAACTCTTTTTCCACCATTTCATACTTCAGTTCTAGCACCCGCCCCATTACGCCCTTGAGAAGCAGAAGAATAAGTCGTCTCTTCTGAGGGTGGACCAGCATGTTGTGGGCTTCCTCCAACCGCCTGAAGACTTGAACATAGCGCACATAAAGGGTTGCCAGCCGCTGGAAGAACACCACTCTGTCTCGCTGAGGTGGAGGGGGCTCAGGAGGTAGTTCTTCAGACAGGAGATTACTCAGCTCTGACATGGCGTCTTTCCAGACCTGATTGTAGGAACTGGAACAACGTAAACATAGAGATGAAATAAAGGAAAGACAAGAAATATTACACTATGACATTATATTTCAGGAAAGAGTCTCCTAATGTAACTGTGTATTGTAAATTGTACCTCAAAATACAATTTAACATTAAGgtaaagtggaggaaaaaaacaaaaacaaaaaagttgtaCTATTACAATACCAGATGCATAGAATGGAGTTCCATTAGAGccaaattatgatttaatgaGTTATAAAACCATAGAGTACTTTTGACTATTCAAATTAATCCAACtgtttgtgaaacatttctaaTCCATTACTTTATTACTCCACTAACGTTGTGCAATGCACTAGAGCCTTTGACAGCatgactgtttttttgttggaacACCTTAATCCTTTCACCAACATTTGGTGTGGCCACTATGTCTTTCTTTCACCAtaaaacttttctccaaaaagAATTTGGCTTGCTCATATGGGCAGCTGCAAATTTTAGTCAAACCTCAAGGCTTTGATTCAGGTCAGCAACCTCTAAATCCATGTTGCTGTTAAACTCGCTTCACTAAGGACAGAGACACTAATGTTCCAGTACCTCCAAGTCCAATAGGTTTGTACCTCAGTAGTTATTCCTAATTATTctaatgattttatttccactgaagGTGATAGCTTAGGTCAGTACTTGAACACAAGTTGGATGTGTTAACAGAAAAGGGATCTCACACGCATATCTAAACTACTTTTTGAAATGGAGTGAaggtatttatgtattttaatcgGCATGAATAATCTTGACCCTGAGTATTAGAGAAAGCTCAAAATAATTTCCACTCGACTTTTCGTAGTTCCTATTAAATAATTACTTGACTGTGAATAACATATAAAGAAGCAGTAGGACGCGTGACGTCATCTTCTCAGTGGTTCATTAGATTTCCTGCCAGCAGGATGTTTGAttactttatgttttgaaaGTTACTTTCTTTAATCTTCTTTGTAGCATTCAGTTAATGCTACAAAGAACTAAGTAGCATTAACTGAACGCTTTGACATGCATTTTGATTGGCAAGACACCAAACCTGTAAgtagtttattttcttcctggATGTGTCTCTGAAATCCTCCCATCAGCAGCTAGCTAAAATATCTTTGAGAAGCTAAACACTTGGGAATGAAACAACCGTAAAAACAAATCTCACAAGGGTTTTTTTTGGGAAAGGTTACCTTTGCGACATGTCTTTGTATCAATGGCGTGGGGGTAAAGCAGAACAATTATCAAACAAAGTGCCAAAACTGTGTTAAAATACAGCGCTGCGATCAGCGTTCCCACGTTGGTTTCCAGGCTAACCAATTGCGTTTACTGTTTCTATGGTAACCGCTAACAGTTTGAGTAACAGCGGAAGTTTATATTGTAGACAGGCGTGGCAGGATTGTTTGCCaggattgttttgtttgcttgtttgttaaAGAGTGAAAATAACTTTATGTTTGGTATTCAGGTTAAAATCTAGAAgatatgttttaataataaataaatactttagattatttttttaaagttttcggAGAGACATAACTATCAAAGAACgaaaattttgtttgaaattatatgaataaaaacaggtgcAACTAACTAAAGAAACAGATTTCTTAATATTACAgtttcacagcaaaaaca comes from Gambusia affinis linkage group LG10, SWU_Gaff_1.0, whole genome shotgun sequence and encodes:
- the zgc:153738 gene encoding dynein regulatory complex protein 11 produces the protein MSQSSYNQVWKDAMSELSNLLSEELPPEPPPPQRDRVVFFQRLATLYVRYVQVFRRLEEAHNMLVHPQKRRLILLLLKGVMGRVLELKYEMVEKEFSEYHYVDDILHALKLTPAALDIPIPYFFIGERSKEIEERKTMLLDVLKTAECSTDLDTSMDRVMTEEEAIKIIQMVERAWQGRVRAKLNKEIRFSDFDRRHRVKTAGSAFNELAAIRIQKVWKGYLQRKRTKIARDEEMIFLGMVMDPKYQVPLSAEIDAQSIDASIRVKQKKHEEVYLNALDEILKQIREMEWNDMSKTMKNQIRQWFYECRNATGLFPDYPTVEEGGSAIIFAEKTPQQLVEEIALKEEEAATSKSKGKPKGKDEKKDKGKKDKGKGKGAEEDEEGLKMMPSAFLSELEVANKRYKEVWKNRNESENFSQIHEVELIKEEMRKVVEAEVRLQVDEEMREELAELKLAVDKEKPGKQKGPKKKKGSKGGKKKKKEKDLTPDRTLTSLCEELVQQGLLKRAKNFRMQDFLGDYNYLGTTLRQNDIEPMPSLLDVRQVLSLYGILPLGASEVHEKAPLIKSILLVGPAGVGKSMLVHAICQETGATLFDLSPYTIAGKYPGKPGLAMMLHMVFKVARLLQPSVIWIGDAEKMFYKKVPKEEEQLEPRRLKKDFPKCLKLIKPEDRVLIIGTTKSPQNSDIKGMCKLYGKIILIPRPDYGSRYILWEKLIKKQGGKITNALDLTSLTKVTDGYTPGHMVQVISSVVTKDRINDLTKQPLTADDFIVPLAKFEPVLQKDEEAIKNWYAKTPLGKRRIKAAAEKEEALLKAKDAKNKKKK